From Pseudomonas sp. FP2335, the proteins below share one genomic window:
- a CDS encoding ABC transporter substrate-binding protein, whose amino-acid sequence MKQLFLASLLGSTIAMCTAAMAADTDLKTLEAAAKAEGAVNSVGMPDDWANWKGTWEDLAKTYGLKHIDTDMSSAQEIAKFKAEKDNASADIGDVGAAFGPIAVKQDVTQPYKPSTWAQVPDWAKDKDGHWALAYTGTIAFIVNKKLLHGSEVPTSWADLLTGKYKVSIGDVSTAAQAANGVLAAAIANKGDEKNIAPGLQFFTKIAQQGRLGLSNPTIATMEKGEVEVGVVWDFNGLSYKAKMANPDDYVVLIPSDGSVKSGYTTIINKYAKHPNAAKLTREYIFSDAGQLNLAKGNARPIRAETDLKLPAEIAKNLIPGEQYTKANPQPIKDADAWEATAKKLPQLWNEQVIVEMK is encoded by the coding sequence ATGAAACAGCTTTTCCTGGCATCACTGTTAGGCTCGACCATTGCCATGTGCACCGCCGCCATGGCCGCTGATACCGATCTAAAAACCCTTGAAGCCGCCGCGAAAGCGGAAGGCGCCGTCAACAGCGTCGGCATGCCCGATGACTGGGCCAACTGGAAAGGCACCTGGGAAGACCTGGCCAAGACCTACGGCCTCAAGCACATCGACACCGACATGAGCTCGGCCCAGGAAATCGCCAAGTTCAAGGCAGAGAAAGACAACGCCAGCGCCGACATCGGCGACGTCGGCGCGGCCTTCGGCCCGATTGCAGTGAAGCAGGACGTGACCCAGCCGTACAAACCGTCCACCTGGGCGCAGGTGCCGGATTGGGCCAAGGACAAAGACGGTCACTGGGCCCTGGCCTACACCGGCACCATCGCGTTTATCGTCAACAAGAAGCTGCTGCACGGCTCTGAAGTGCCTACCAGCTGGGCTGACCTGCTGACCGGCAAGTACAAGGTTTCCATCGGTGACGTAAGCACTGCGGCCCAAGCGGCCAATGGCGTGCTGGCGGCGGCCATCGCCAACAAAGGCGACGAAAAGAACATCGCCCCAGGCCTGCAGTTCTTCACCAAGATTGCCCAGCAAGGTCGCCTTGGCCTGTCCAACCCGACCATCGCCACCATGGAAAAAGGCGAAGTCGAAGTGGGCGTGGTCTGGGACTTCAACGGCCTCAGCTACAAGGCCAAGATGGCCAACCCGGATGACTACGTGGTGCTGATCCCATCCGACGGTTCGGTGAAATCCGGCTACACCACCATCATCAACAAATACGCCAAGCACCCGAACGCCGCCAAGCTGACCCGCGAATACATCTTCAGCGACGCCGGCCAGCTCAACCTGGCGAAGGGCAATGCGCGCCCGATCCGCGCTGAAACCGACCTGAAACTGCCGGCCGAAATCGCCAAGAACCTGATCCCGGGCGAGCAGTACACCAAGGCCAACCCGCAAC
- a CDS encoding UTRA domain-containing protein, translated as MRDEAIKAVTSIGLALQEQIDHGLLPPASKLPAERKLSELFGTTRITVREALLQLEAQGQIYREERRGWFVSPPRLAYNLMQRSHFHAMVSDQGRVASTEVISARLQPASAAVCAWLQLPALSSVIQICRGRRIDGRLVLYVEHYLNPQYFPGILDCDLNQSMTELYARKYDLHYGRVRFEIVPTSLPVEAAATLRVSVGSPGLRIARVNYDQHQRLIDCDLEFWRHDAIHVGVDVV; from the coding sequence ATGCGTGATGAGGCAATCAAGGCGGTGACATCCATCGGCCTGGCGCTGCAAGAGCAGATCGACCACGGCCTGTTGCCGCCCGCCAGCAAACTCCCGGCCGAGCGCAAGCTCAGCGAGTTGTTTGGTACCACCCGGATCACGGTGCGGGAAGCCTTGTTACAACTGGAGGCCCAGGGCCAGATCTATCGCGAAGAACGCCGTGGCTGGTTTGTCTCGCCGCCACGGCTGGCCTACAACCTGATGCAGCGTAGCCACTTTCACGCGATGGTCAGCGACCAGGGGCGGGTGGCGTCCACCGAAGTGATCTCGGCGCGCTTGCAGCCGGCGTCGGCAGCGGTGTGTGCGTGGTTGCAGTTGCCGGCGTTATCGAGTGTGATCCAGATCTGCCGGGGTCGGCGGATCGACGGGCGCCTGGTGCTGTATGTGGAGCACTACCTGAACCCACAGTATTTTCCGGGGATTCTGGACTGCGATTTGAATCAGTCGATGACCGAGTTGTATGCCCGCAAGTACGACCTGCACTACGGGCGGGTGCGCTTTGAAATCGTGCCGACGTCACTGCCGGTGGAGGCTGCCGCGACGTTGCGTGTGTCGGTGGGCAGCCCCGGCTTGCGCATTGCCCGGGTCAATTATGACCAGCACCAGCGGTTGATCGATTGTGACCTGGAGTTCTGGCGGCATGATGCGATCCACGTGGGCGTGGATGTGGTGTGA
- a CDS encoding metal ABC transporter solute-binding protein, Zn/Mn family produces the protein MRPVFRPLALAIACLISTSALAVDGFEPNGFKTNHGLGHAALSKATSIKPVKVLASLPVTYGLAEVLLKGTDVQLERAAPANLPGSRQVSYFTGRGAPALGKLAADADAAIGLRSLWADDPLYPVARRSNIRIVEIDAARPVDGGLPGIAVQPGVADGLNSQPWQSSNNLGRMADVLAADLSRLAPSAKPKIDANLAALKQRLLKLTADSEARLAKADNLSVVSLSDHFAYLVSSLNLEVISTDARSDAEWTPQALQKLSAELKDNDVAVVLHHRQPSEAVKAAVAAGGSQLLVLNVDGADPVAELETNVDQVLKALTP, from the coding sequence ATGCGCCCCGTCTTTCGCCCACTGGCCTTGGCCATCGCTTGCTTGATCAGTACCTCGGCACTGGCTGTCGACGGTTTCGAGCCCAACGGTTTCAAAACCAACCACGGCCTCGGCCATGCCGCGCTCAGCAAGGCCACCTCGATAAAGCCGGTCAAGGTGCTGGCTTCGCTGCCGGTCACCTACGGCTTGGCCGAGGTGTTGCTCAAAGGCACCGACGTGCAACTCGAACGCGCCGCGCCAGCCAACCTACCGGGTTCGCGACAGGTGTCCTACTTCACCGGCCGTGGCGCCCCGGCGCTGGGCAAGCTGGCCGCGGATGCCGACGCCGCCATCGGCCTGCGCTCGCTGTGGGCCGATGACCCGCTGTACCCGGTAGCGCGACGCAGCAACATCCGCATCGTCGAAATCGACGCCGCACGCCCGGTAGACGGCGGCCTGCCGGGCATCGCCGTGCAGCCCGGCGTGGCCGACGGCTTGAACAGCCAGCCATGGCAATCAAGCAACAACCTGGGGCGCATGGCCGATGTGCTGGCCGCCGACCTGAGCCGCCTGGCGCCGAGTGCCAAGCCAAAGATCGACGCCAACCTCGCCGCCCTCAAACAGCGCCTGCTCAAACTCACCGCCGACAGCGAAGCGCGGTTGGCCAAGGCAGACAACCTCAGCGTGGTCAGCCTGAGCGATCACTTTGCGTATCTGGTCAGCAGCTTGAACCTGGAAGTCATCAGCACCGATGCGCGGTCGGACGCCGAGTGGACACCGCAGGCCTTGCAGAAACTCAGTGCCGAGCTCAAAGACAACGACGTGGCCGTGGTGCTGCATCACCGGCAGCCAAGCGAAGCGGTAAAAGCGGCGGTTGCCGCTGGCGGTTCGCAACTGTTGGTCTTGAATGTGGATGGCGCAGACCCGGTGGCAGAGCTGGAAACCAATGTGGATCAGGTGCTCAAGGCACTCACACCCTAA
- a CDS encoding metal ABC transporter permease, whose product MSYEAFRLMVQGWASSGYLPEALAYGFVVNALLAGLLIGPVLGGLGTLVVVKRFAFFSEAVGHAALTGVAVGILLGEPYTGPYGALFGYCLLFGILLNYLRNRTGLAPDTLIGVFLSVSLALGASLLLILAGKINVHILENVLFGSVLTVNGNDLLVLAIVGALVMALALPLYNRIMLASFNPQLAAVRGVAVKTLDYLFVILVTLITVAAVKVIGAILVGALLVIPAAAARLLSQSLKGFFWISVVIATVSTLCGILLPIIFDLPIPSGAAIILMAGIAFALAAIARGTVPSLKGNLG is encoded by the coding sequence ATGAGTTATGAAGCTTTTCGCTTGATGGTCCAGGGCTGGGCCTCTTCCGGGTACCTGCCGGAAGCGCTGGCCTATGGTTTTGTGGTCAACGCGCTGCTCGCCGGCCTGCTGATCGGGCCGGTACTCGGTGGTTTGGGCACGCTGGTGGTGGTCAAGCGCTTTGCGTTTTTTTCCGAAGCGGTCGGCCATGCCGCACTGACCGGCGTGGCCGTGGGCATCCTGCTCGGCGAACCCTACACCGGGCCGTATGGCGCGTTGTTTGGCTACTGCCTGCTGTTCGGCATCCTGCTCAACTACCTGCGCAACCGTACGGGCCTGGCGCCGGACACCCTGATCGGCGTGTTCCTCTCGGTGTCGCTGGCATTGGGCGCGAGCCTGCTGCTGATCCTGGCGGGCAAGATCAACGTGCACATCCTAGAAAACGTGCTGTTCGGCTCGGTGTTGACCGTCAACGGCAATGACCTGCTGGTGCTGGCGATTGTCGGCGCGCTGGTGATGGCCCTGGCGTTGCCGCTGTACAACCGCATCATGCTCGCCAGCTTCAACCCGCAATTGGCGGCGGTGCGTGGCGTGGCAGTAAAGACCCTGGATTATCTGTTCGTGATCCTGGTGACGCTGATCACCGTGGCGGCGGTCAAGGTGATCGGCGCGATCCTGGTCGGTGCGTTGCTGGTGATCCCGGCCGCAGCGGCACGCCTGTTGAGCCAGTCACTCAAGGGCTTCTTCTGGATCTCGGTGGTGATCGCCACGGTCAGCACCCTGTGCGGCATCCTGCTGCCGATCATCTTCGACCTGCCGATCCCGTCCGGTGCCGCGATCATCCTGATGGCCGGCATCGCCTTCGCCCTCGCCGCCATCGCACGCGGCACCGTGCCCAGCCTCAAAGGGAATCTAGGATAA